A window of Xenopus laevis strain J_2021 chromosome 1L, Xenopus_laevis_v10.1, whole genome shotgun sequence genomic DNA:
tagTTAGGCCACTGAATGAAGCACAGGGGGCCATGCAAGTGCTTGTGGCTTTTCATGGTACCTGACCTATTAGCCCAAGGTCCTGTTGGATACTGTGCAGATTGGGCCAGTGGATGACCATATTAAACATCatatttagcaaaaataaattatttagaaTTCAGTCGTTTTCAAACAAAAAAGTTGGATCTTTTGTTCTCCAGCATTGAACTGAGGCCGTGCCCAGACAGTGGAAGGAATCACATGATAATGACTCACGGTCACCTGACTAGAAAGTGATAAACaattatgataaaaataaaaattctctcGTGAACAATCCGCTTTCTGCGTGTTTCTGCCCGTATTATCCACATACCCCAAAattagaagaagaaagaaaagacaaATCACAAGTTGCCCCAGTATAGCAATGTGTAAATTATAGTTATATCTAATCTGAGCAAGTTCCCTTTAGCCTGGTTATAggagtggttcgcctttaagtttacttttagtatgttatagaatggctaattctaagcaacttttcatttgatcttcattatttattttttatagtattttaattatctTCCTCTTTTGatgctttccagttttcaaatgcgAGTCACTGACCCTGGAAAGCCAAAAACTATTAatgaaaatgaagaccagtttcaAACAGTCTTAGAATATCCTTGTCTACACTATAAATTAATTGAAAGGCGaacttcctctttaaaggggttgtttacttttaaagttgctttaagtatgatgtaaagagtgagacaatttgcaattggtttttattatttgtgttatttgcattatttagatttttacttagctctccagtttgtagtttcggtaatctggttgctagtgtctaaattaccctagaaaccatgcgcTGACTTGAATAAgtcactggaatatgaataatagagGGTCTGAAAggtgagtaatcaaaagtagcaataaaagtacatttgtagccttaccgatcattggtttttacatggggtctgtgaccctcatttgaaatctggaaagagtcaggaaaagaaggcaaataattaaaaagctataaaaaagaaaaaatgaagatcaattgaaaagttgcttagaattagacattctataacatactaagggcagaggcacatgtttagattcagggagattagtcgcctgacgacaaatctcctctacttcgggcgactaatctccccgaactgcctttccaccggctagaatataaaacacagacgggatggcactcggatcgattcgttttctgaagtcgccccaagtttccttgtgagtcaactttggggtgacttcggaaaaacaaACCAGCCCTTTATTTGTCCCAGCATAAATATCCCTATAATTGCTATTAGCTACACTATTATAATTATTAGTTGCCCCATTCCCAGGCACCAAGTGAAACAGCTCTGAAACCCTAATAAAGTCTAATCTTGGCTCCTCTCATTCCCGGAATTCCCTGCCAGTTATTCTTTTATGGCTCTGATAAGCCCATCCTTATCCTTCAGATCAGTTGATACAGATGCCTTGTTCTGTGATACGGAGGAAAACTCGTGTTGGGAGCAGAGAAGCCGCCTGTAGACTTAAGAGTCACATGTTCTGTTATGAAGCTTTTGGCTTTATTACAAAGCAGGTGATGCGATTGTTGTgcacaaagtgcaaagtgcaaaggatAAAGACACGTGTAAAGCAGTGAAGTCATATGGCTGGAGTGATACATCGAATAGAGAAGGGGGTTTATTGTTCTGTGCTGCGGTGTCTCTCGGGAAGGAAACATGACTTCCTTTGTTTATAGAATCCTCATTTTCATTCTGAACATTCCCTTTATCCCTGTATTACCACTGGCGATGCATCTCCCATTCAAGTGAATAGGAACATTGAACGGTAGATATAAAACAGGATATCATTTAGTATAATTGCTTGTCATTATATGGCCGATCATGGGGGAGGGTCTGAGAaaggtttagttaccctttaactgaTTCAAAAGCAGAACATGGACAATGTTGCACAATACTCTGTATTTTTGCTACAGTTTTCCTATAGGTCACAGTCACGCACCGTCTCTTCTGCTTTCAAGATTTTAACGTTAGAAAAGTTCTTCCTCGTTCTTCCCCTCTGCCcttgtttatgtatatatgtatttatatatgtataattatttgcATAACTCTCCTGTGCACATAGTCTTTGCAATACAATACAAACAGGGGGACAGCATTGCAACAAATGTGTatacaaaaacagaaacaaagatTATAGGGTTCATTTCCAACCGCGGGAGGGACTTTTGTCGGCACGGAGCACCTATGGGTGGGTGGTAAATATAGGGCCCCAGTGCGGGCTGTCCCCTCCTTCCGCTCCCGAACTTgcatctctgagtttcattaaaggcagctgttagacttgatacaatagttgctgaaattccccatagatcctactgagaaatgtatcaactaatggagcaaattgtaactgaATCTGCagctggatcactgagctgacaCTCAATCACCGgggacaccaacattcaacttcaCACTTCAGTTTTGGGAAAacgataagaaataaaaaatggaaatcaattgaaaaaaaatctttattcctggtgaacaatctgaaactgaAATAAAGTGTTGGAAAGCTGAACATTGACTGCATTCACTTCCTCCTCAGTTCAGATTCActcataaatcattttattttctaaaataaagcACCAGGTCACTGTCAGCCTCACCCATGTTCCAGTAAGCTCTGCCCCCTCTCCTGTCATATTTACTGGATTTTGTATTGAATGGGAGAGGCCAAATAagatttaagctttttatttattttttttctttttagtttgttTAAATGAAGTGAATACAGGACTGGAGAGGGAGGGTAGCAAAGAAATGAATGGGGCAGGTTAGAAGTGGGAGAATTCAGGGAAGTGGTCAGAGCTGATGGGGAACTGTATTTGCAGTATTTGCACTGGTAATGGAACAGATAATATAAGAAAAAAGAAGGGTGTGGGTTGAGTACAGGACAGAAAGCAATGGCTAAGGGAGATTATAAAAAGAAAGTacattaaaagaccagtaacatcaaaaaaaaaaattagatagtacaccacgaaaaaaaaaaacaccaacataaatttctttattaagaaacaacttaccgaaactccgcttgcgctcctctttagaaagcgatgggcgatccattgtgcggcgctcgatttctcctccttgccttccttataggagatagccagggaagagaaattgagcgccgcacaatggattgtcgccctgtcgccttttctaaagaggagggCAAGCGGagttcagtaagttatttcttaataaaggctgtgcgattttaaagtttaattagacttggtgttttttttccgtggtatactaaaacatttgtttgttttttttaaaaaaatgtgatgttactggttctttagggggcttatttattatgctgtgtaaaaagaaatttgccgaaaaaatggtgtaaaagctgtgtaaaataaacggcaaatttatcaagttgtgttttatttttcaccaatCGAAagccagatttgctgccattatttttcACTGCTTCAGAGCTTTGTAAATGAGTGCTGGCTGAAGTTGCTCCAAAAAaaggcatgtaaaaaaaaacataacaccaTATTTCACGCGACCATGCGTGGTgaattattctgccattttttacaccgcataataattctgcctctaaatgtaaaaggggtttttcacctcattttctttgtataatgcagagagtgatattatgagacaatttgcaattggttttcatgttttattatttgtggtttttgagttatttagtatttagcagctctctagtttacaatttcagcaatctggtttctagggtccaatttaccctagcaaccatacattgatttgaataagagactggaatataaataggagagacctgaatagaaagatgagtaataaaaagcagcaataacaatacatttgtagccttacaggacatttgttttttagatggggtcagtggcccccatttgagagttgcaaagagtcagatgaagaagacaataaataattcaattactataaaaaataaaagccaattgaaatgttgcttagaattaccgaTTCTATAGTAAAAGATAGATTAAAAGtacaccacccctttaaggagaatgGAAACAGAGAAAGGAAAACAGGATATGCTTAAAAGGtcactttgtttccattttttgttacacttgataaagggcgtgtgtggccccgaaacatgttgtgtttgtagttacaaataaaccacattgtagcaggtattctgctgtttggattgctctcctcactcaTCTGATTTAATTGTTCAGAGAAAGGAAAGGTAAGGTTGAGAAAACGTTTGGGTGTGAGGGTAATGCAATTATAAAACAGAGTGAAGGGGTACAAAGAAGAGGAATGCAGAAGAGAGGGGGTGGGGAAGATGAAAAaccttgcattaaaaaaatttaaaaaaattatttaaaaaactaaaacaaatgaatgtaattcttctgactctttccagctttcagacgggggtcactgaccccatctaaaaagtacatgctctgtaaggctacaaatgtattgttattcctacttttcaggccctctcctattcatattccagtctcttattcatatcaatgcatggttgctaggatcatttggaccctagcaaccagactgaaactgcaaactgaagagctgctgaataaaaagctaaataactcaaaaaccacagataataaaacaattaaaacccattgcaaattgtctcagaacatcactctctacatcatactagaaatGTAAGTATATTCTTATCAACCATGCCACTCTGATAGCCACTCTGATAAAGTTTGTCCTGACTCAAATCATGTAGAAGCAGAATATACCTGAGTGactgttttctgttttctctttcaGGCGGCCTCTGTGGGTCTGGCCTATGTTGGAATAAGCACTATTGTTACATATAAACAATATGAAAACCTTCTCGGGAACATGTACGTGATGCTGCCGTCGGTGATTATTCTCGCCATAGCGGTCATCATGTTCTTCATCGCGATTTTAGGCTGCTGTTCTACTACACAGGAATCCTGCTGCGGATTGGGATGTGTGAGTATGGTGCTTTAAATGCTGGCGATTCTGGGAATGTAGCTAGTCAGTGCCACAGTtaatgcagaactacaactcccgccACCCTTCACAATCGAAGATCAGTTAATTTCTTTTCCAGGCTTGTTCCCTTTGCTCCTCATTTATTCCCTATCAGGGAGCGGTGAGGGACATGGTCTGCCCATAAATAACGTTTGGTTGGGGAGTAACATGGGAGTGTCCACAAATGAACCCAGATTTGGTTCCCAGCAGGCTCAAGTATATGCCTTTAGcatatttcccagcattccagatCTAAATAATATGGCATTCAAGACCATGTCCCTAATCAATGCCCAGACAATGAACCCATGTAAACCCATCTGAGTTatttctagaccagtgatccccaaccagtagctcgagagtaacatgttgctctttgaccccttggatgttgctcccagtggcctccaagcaggtgcttctttttgaattcctggattaaaggcaagttttagttgtataaaaaacatatatactgccaaacagagcctcctgttggctgcaagtccacataggggctacaatactgaatcacagcccttatttgggaaATTCccatgaactttttgcatgcttgtgttgcactccaacattattttatacttgagagtggctcatgggtaaaaaaaggttggggacccctgctctagactgTCCCTCAAAAATAGGGAAAGTTGAATAGTACATGCCAGCTTCTACTTGGTCTTCCAGCCAGAAGCTACTGAAAGAAAAGCTGAACTCAACATAGAGAAGACTTCTCCAATCAGGAACAGTCATAGCCTGCAAGGCAAGTGCAGCCTGAGAAGTCTTCTCCAGTCACGAGCTCCCAGGCAGTGAGACATTCTCAAGAGCAATAGTTTCAGTTGTGCACCTGTAATAAGAGCATAAAACACGGACAAAGATGGTAGATATTGGTGAAAAGAAGAGGTGATGGAAAAGGGAGATTCGGAGCATGGAGAGGATAGGGGAAGCCACCTGTGTATTAATGAAACATTAGAGGTTTGGATATTGGACCAGATGAGAAAGGTACCAGATAAGAGTAATATAAAAGGTCAGacttactaaggttcaaatggtaaattcgaattcaaatttttgaatttattatgGCCAAAACGtacaaattccaatttaaaagcaccaactagAATTTGAAATCGAATGTGAGGTTTATCACAACTtgcaaacagttctaattcacTATTCTCTACCTAACACCTGCagggttcatgtagaagtcaatggcagaggtcccttgaactgtttgaagatgttaatagtagcgaTGGGCCAATTTTCTGCCAAGTTTTGCATTCGAAAATGATGCCccttagactccaatgggagaaaaaaaaatgctgtgcctcaaaaaaataaatttgacgtGCAAAAGTCGTtatttttttcggaggaaaactctattctaatttgattcgagttttagggTCGGCactatttgatcaaattttagtagttcaagttttttcataaaaataacataccattcgaattgtgaataaaattttatatatttgagtTTACAAAAATTCACATTGCTctcaaattcgacctttgttaAAGATCCACCAAAGGTTTCTGTTGGTGTTTCTGGACAGTAGCATTAAAACTAAAGGGGAAATAGATACAAGTGGCATAAAAGAACTGATAACAGGTAGACTTAACAGGTTAGTGGATCCACAACCAAGAGGATGAACTTGAAGGATAGTTAGGTAAAGAGCAATTGACTCTTGAAAACggtatatgtacaggtatgggatccgcaatctggaaacctgttatccataaagcaccAAATAACGGAAGgactgtctccaatagactccattttatacaaataatccacatttttaaaaacaatttcctttttctgtgtaataataaaacagtacaagtacaaagcttgtacttgatcccaactaagatatacttaatccttattggaagcaaaaccagcctattgggtttatttaatgtttacgtgactttcttgtagacttaaggtatgaagatccaaattacagaaagatccgttatccggaaaaaaacccaggtcccaagtattctggataacagatcccatatctgtactctgTTGCCTGTGAGGAGCAAGATATCTGAAGGGTGTCAAAGCTGAATATACTTGGTGTATCCAGCAATTTACAATAGGAAATGACATGAGtggtttttaaaatttcttaaaatacttaaaattcactgcagaaaaactgccccatgtgccattagcctaaaggaTAAACATACATTATACAGTGAAATCCAAGAACAACAACTCCATATcctaaatatattatacagtgagaggTAATGGGAACTGTATCCCCAAATACTttaatacattatacagtgagaggtaATGGGAACTGTATCCCCAAATACTttaatacattatacagtgagaggcaatGGGAACTGTATCCCCaaatactttaataaattatacagtgagaggcaatGGGAACTGTATCCCCAAATGCTCTAATACATTATACAGTGACTGTATCCCCAAATACTCTAATATATTGTACAGTGAGAGGCAATGGGAACTGTATCCCCAAATACTCTAATATATTATACAGTGACTGTATCCCCAAATACTCtaatatattatacagtgagaggcaatGGGAACTGTATCCCCAAATACTCtaatacattatacagtgagaggcaatGGTCCCTGACACAACAGAATCCCCTTGCTCTTTTGGTGATACACCGGGTAAAAAAGCAGATGTGTCCTGGCCCTCGTCGCCCATGAAAAGACAATTTCATTTTCAAACCTCACAATGGCCCTGATTTCTATGGGACAGTCTCTACTTGCAGACCCCCCGAAGGGATTTTGTATTACCAGAAAGTGAGTTGCAGGGTTTTTTAGTTTCCTAAAGCAGCAGCAGGACTCCAGGTAGAGGTAAAATTAATTCACTTTATTTCACAAACATTAATCGTCCTACATTAATCATAGTGTTGGTGAAACTGTGCCATTTGTGTCCATTACTTACTATACATTGTCCCTCTTTTTCAAATGATGCTCCTTTCAATTTTCTTGACATCCGTATACactggatatatgtatatattttgttaaCTATAACAGTTTTTCTTCCTTATTTCCAGTTTATGTTCTTGATCTCCATCATCTTTGCCGCGGGAGTGGCTGCCATCATCTTGGGGCTTGTGTTTGTCGATAAGGTGGGTCCTATAGGAGGAAACCGAAAATCCGATTTTGCCTACAGCAAGTGGGATCAGGTGTATAATGGATGTGCTTCCAACTGTTCTGCACTGATTTGTATGATTTATACATGTAACAGTGCagtatgtgtacaggtatgggatccgcaggcccggatttgcggcaaggccgcatagacccgggcctagggcggcaaaaaaataggggcggcatgcctcccagccgcattatggggacgtgtgcatcCCCatgcaattacagcagctgcgccggcgttttttcgccggcacgctgggaaggggaggtgaggtgggcgctaggaccgtgcggccgcctggtcggaccgtgcggccttggggcgcccgACATGGAAATCCGGCGttggggatccgttatccggaaacccgttatctgaattacggaatggtcatcttccatagtctccattttatccaaataatccaaattttaaaaaatgatttcccttttctctggcTAGCTTCCCTTGAGGAAGAGCTTGAAGgctagttactgtatatagagagcAATTGACTCTTGAAAACTGTATATGTacaggttatctggaaacctgttatccagaaagctcagaattaccgaaGGGCCAATAGacactttttcctctgtaataataaaacagtagcttgtacttgatcccaactaagatataattaatccttattggaagcagaaccagcctattgggtttatttaatgtttatatgattttctagtagacttaaggtatgaagatccaaattacagaaagatccgttatccggaagaccccaggtcccaagcattctggataacaggtcgtgtgtgtgtgtgtgtaatttatcCTGCAATGAGAGTGCAACTATTTCTtgatttatatctatataaatatggaTATCACTTTGGCATTTCTCTAGATTAACCCCgaactggaaaaaaacatggacaCCCTGTTCAAGAACTATAACGGCGCTGATGCCCCGAGCTCAACAGTGGATTTTATCCAGGAGCAGGTAAAGTAACAACAACACAGTGACACAATATTCACACTTCAAGTGCACATTTCTATTGTATTAAATGATCCATTTAGTTGTTATGGGAGGGTATTTGCACATTTGTTGCGAGTCCCTAAAGACAGCTATGGACAATGATTATTTCACTTACTTAAAGTCTCTAAACAATCGTGTACCTTTCGTAGAACATCGTTATTCATGTAGCAAAGAATACAAAGGTATTGTAATACACAaaatatcctttaaaggagaaggaaaggttaaaattaagtaagctttatcagaaaggtctatataaatacaccagtaaaccctcaaagtaatgctgctctgagtcctctgtcaaaagaaacaccacatttctttccttctattgtgtactcatgggcttctgtatcagacttcctgttttcagcttaaacctccagggcttgggcttgagcatgctcagtttgctcctctctctctccctcctgtaatctgagctcagagctatgagtgagcagggagagactcaggcaggaagtgatgtcataacaagctaatatggcagctgctatcctaaactaacagagagagattctagagctgttactcaggtatggtaaagcattctgcagaataaacatagtgttatagcttgcactattgtggctaatctattggcaataaactgccttggtagcttccttctcctttaaataattaaaatgccaTGTCGATCTGTTTGCAGAATTGATTCCGACTAGGAAATGCAATTACAGGTCATGTTGTTGTCACATGTAGTATCAAGTGACTGACTTCGAGAGATCCCAAGTTAAACagcttttaatatgttatggTAATCTCTACATTTTGCATTAGGcaagaatattaaagggattgttcacctttaagttaactggtagtatgatgtagagacggatattctgtggtttttgagttatttagctttttattcagcagctctccagtttgcaatttcagccatctggtttctagggtccaaattcccctagcaaccatgcaatgatttgaataagagactggaatatgaataggagaggcctgaatagaaagatgagtaataaaaagtaacaataacaatacatttgtagccttacagagcatttgttttttagatggggtcagtgaaccccatttgaaagctgcaaaaagtcagaaaaaaaggcaaaaactataaaaaaaggaaaaatgttgtctggaattagtcattctataacacattaataaggggcagatttattaatggtcgaataggaaatttgaattttcgaatattttttttgtcaaaactcacacatTCGAaatgggaataatccaaacttgattctGAGATTTATccaacctttaccctgggaataattcgaatttgactattcgccacctaaaacctgccgagtttatgtacaagtcaatgggagaggtccaatgacctatttgaagatgttaataccTTTCCTGACATTCGACTTATCCTGACAACTCGATtagagtttagtcgaattcgagttttctagtcggtaaaattagttttaattttagacgttcacattttttcttaattaacctcccaatcgaatttcgagtatattcgagttttttagtgtaaaaaaaaaaactcacaagaatttgaaattcgacctttgataaatcggcctccctaagttaacttaaaggtgaaccacccctttaatgagctcAGATGTGTcattgtcccctttaataaaggggaggggcatGATGTTATATTAGTAAATATTGGAATGAACAGACATGTGTGTTTTTTCCGGCAGCTGGAGTGTTGTGGAAGGAAAAATTACACTGACTGGGTGGAAACAGACTGGTATTCAAACAACAAGTCCCTGCCTCTGAGTTGCTGTAAGAAGAATGCCCAGGATTGCCAGCCAGTGATTGGGCAGAAAAATGACATTTACACAGAGGTAAGTTCAGTGGTATTTTCACTTAACAGCTCGGGATCAGCAACAAATACttgagtgatgtcacaatgcgCAGCTACAGGATGCTCAGTGACGCTACAATACGGAGCCCAGAAAGGGACTTTCACCTATTTAC
This region includes:
- the tspan36.L gene encoding uncharacterized protein LOC398992 (The RefSeq protein has 6 substitutions compared to this genomic sequence) translates to MGIALFTSKTFLFLVSLIFLAASVGLAYVGISTIVTYKQYENLLGNMYVMLPSVIILAIAVIMFFIAILGCCSTTQESCCGLGCFMFLISIIFVAGVTAIILGLVFVDKINPELEKNMDTLFKNYNGADVPSSTVDFIQEQLECCGRKNYTDWVETDWYLNNKSLPLSCCKKNAQDCQLVIGQINDIYTEACEPKLETLIHQVLRYSLFVILGFAIVELLAMISICVVSCRPSRHTYQLL